The following proteins are encoded in a genomic region of uncultured Ilyobacter sp.:
- a CDS encoding TrbC/VirB2 family protein codes for MKKFLKSNLHYLVIAGMFTLVQEVGMASSSDMPFVGPLEEIMLAITGPVAKYLAIICVAGCGLAMSFGEMGGAMKRLVNIVFGISIVFAAVSWVPTFFSFSGGVNF; via the coding sequence ATGAAAAAGTTTTTAAAAAGTAATTTACATTACCTAGTTATAGCTGGGATGTTTACTTTAGTTCAGGAGGTTGGTATGGCGTCGTCTTCAGACATGCCCTTTGTCGGACCTCTTGAAGAGATTATGTTGGCAATCACAGGTCCGGTTGCTAAATATTTAGCGATTATCTGTGTTGCAGGATGTGGTCTAGCTATGTCCTTTGGGGAAATGGGAGGAGCTATGAAAAGACTTGTTAATATTGTCTTTGGTATTTCAATAGTTTTTGCTGCAGTTAGCTGGGTTCCAACCTTCTTCAGTTTTTCAGGTGGAGTTAATTTCTAA
- a CDS encoding type IV secretion system protein: protein MNYKPDTSPLVTNSQKINPMDSWHDRYLNLSKGIRNWQLAFFLIFILFTGSLIATYFISIKATFVPYIIEVEKNGKVNSIGKPLEQNYKVTEGQIKYFLRQFILNTRTISLDPVLYGKKYKEAFYFVSKQSKQKLGLLYEEDKVLEKLTAKETVSPEIISINKIAGTPNSYQIRWSETYFGKDGGIKGKKQYSGIYTLSSNPPQTEEALYRNPLGIIIEDFSQSIEI from the coding sequence ATGAACTATAAACCGGATACCTCCCCTTTGGTTACTAATTCTCAAAAGATAAACCCCATGGATTCATGGCATGACAGATACTTAAATCTGTCTAAGGGAATTAGAAACTGGCAGTTAGCTTTTTTTCTTATCTTTATTCTTTTTACCGGTTCTCTTATAGCCACATATTTCATAAGTATCAAAGCAACCTTTGTTCCATACATAATTGAAGTTGAGAAAAATGGAAAAGTTAACTCTATAGGCAAACCACTAGAGCAAAATTATAAAGTAACTGAGGGACAGATCAAATATTTTTTACGTCAATTTATTCTAAACACCAGAACAATATCTTTAGATCCAGTTCTTTATGGAAAAAAATATAAGGAAGCCTTCTATTTTGTGAGCAAACAGTCAAAGCAAAAGCTTGGATTATTGTATGAAGAAGATAAAGTTCTTGAAAAATTAACGGCTAAAGAAACGGTTTCACCAGAGATTATTTCTATTAATAAAATTGCCGGTACTCCAAACTCTTACCAAATAAGATGGTCTGAAACATATTTTGGAAAAGATGGAGGAATAAAGGGGAAGAAACAGTATTCTGGAATTTACACGCTCTCTTCAAATCCTCCTCAAACTGAGGAAGCATTATACAGGAATCCACTTGGAATCATTATCGAGGATTTTTCACAGTCTATTGAGATATAG
- a CDS encoding TrbG/VirB9 family P-type conjugative transfer protein, with protein MKKLILGTFIFVSCLSFSEESTYRDFSMKEPVIRSGLKEAKENIARSFVFNQGDMYRVYAREGFLTTILLQPGEEVTFLGGGDTSRWAIEQALTGSNEGERIAIYIKPFQQEIKTNLIINTNKRQYHFFLQSAKNYYNPLVSFIYPREAQLKYKIEKLKDEQQLTPVNTENLFFGYKINHSRYKIAPSQVFDDGNKTFLIMKNEVKSSEAPVIYLEDPLTGDTALVNYRIKGNYYIVDRIFDKAIIKLGKKEVKIKRTINSNRKRKDNIKLSGRRGEL; from the coding sequence ATGAAAAAATTAATATTAGGAACTTTTATCTTTGTTAGCTGCCTTTCATTCTCAGAAGAATCAACTTATCGAGATTTTTCCATGAAAGAACCAGTTATAAGATCTGGATTAAAAGAAGCTAAAGAAAACATTGCGAGAAGTTTTGTTTTTAATCAGGGAGATATGTATAGAGTCTATGCTAGAGAGGGATTTCTAACAACAATATTACTTCAGCCAGGAGAGGAAGTGACATTCTTAGGTGGTGGAGATACCTCTAGATGGGCTATTGAACAAGCATTAACAGGATCTAACGAAGGGGAAAGAATTGCAATCTATATCAAGCCATTTCAACAAGAAATAAAAACAAATTTGATTATTAATACAAACAAAAGGCAGTACCATTTTTTTCTTCAAAGTGCAAAAAATTATTATAACCCTTTAGTTAGTTTTATATATCCTAGAGAAGCTCAATTGAAATACAAAATTGAAAAACTTAAGGATGAACAACAATTGACTCCAGTAAATACCGAGAACCTTTTCTTTGGATATAAGATAAATCACTCAAGGTATAAAATAGCTCCCTCACAGGTATTTGATGACGGGAATAAAACATTTCTGATAATGAAAAATGAAGTAAAAAGCTCTGAAGCTCCTGTAATCTATTTAGAAGACCCTCTTACGGGAGATACGGCGTTAGTGAACTACAGAATCAAAGGGAATTATTATATAGTTGATCGTATTTTTGATAAAGCAATTATAAAACTTGGTAAAAAAGAAGTAAAAATTAAGAGAACTATTAATTCTAATAGAAAAAGGAAGGATAATATTAAGCTATCTGGTCGTAGAGGTGAGCTTTGA